In a single window of the Thermoplasmatales archaeon genome:
- a CDS encoding MarR family winged helix-turn-helix transcriptional regulator → MNTDQSDEFLEMWTLISRVTKNVKRIIKQETDNYALKSFEIRILGILKDLGNAPINVIADELDVSGAWITGVVAEMESRGYVTKKKSTNDKRIVMVSITQKGKRAVEEGSKLFRHILEKTLSDLSDEELLQMKKILEKINRSSEEMSADWNAPSQTLNKLKTIKR, encoded by the coding sequence ATGAACACAGATCAGAGTGACGAGTTCTTGGAGATGTGGACACTTATTTCCAGAGTCACTAAAAACGTTAAAAGAATAATAAAACAAGAAACGGACAACTATGCGCTCAAGTCCTTTGAGATAAGGATACTCGGGATCCTTAAGGATCTCGGAAACGCGCCTATAAACGTGATAGCTGATGAGCTAGACGTGTCCGGTGCATGGATTACCGGGGTAGTGGCTGAGATGGAGAGCAGAGGTTACGTTACGAAGAAAAAGAGCACTAATGACAAGAGAATAGTTATGGTCTCCATTACTCAGAAAGGAAAAAGGGCTGTTGAGGAGGGGAGCAAGCTTTTCAGGCACATACTTGAAAAAACTCTCAGTGACCTAAGCGACGAGGAACTTCTGCAGATGAAAAAGATTTTGGAAAAGATAAATCGCTCGTCTGAAGAAATGAGCGCGGACTGGAATGCCCCATCTCAGACATTAAATAAACTGAAGACTATAAAAAGATGA
- a CDS encoding MFS transporter, which yields MVQYKWVALSNTTIGVLMASINGTIMLISLPAIFRGINLDPFNSFEYLLWILMGYMVVTAVLLVTVGRLSDIFGRVRLFNFGFLIFTVGSILLFFTPNLIPAKGDPEAMGLIIFRMIQAVGAAFLFANSAAIITDSFPSSERGKAMGINQVAGLAGSLVGLILGGLLAAINWRYVFLVSVPVGLLGTVWSYAKLKDNAVRHSDQKIDVPGNATFAGGLTLILLGVTYGLMPYNGSSMGWGNPWVKLSMIIGAILLVAFIFIEQYVDQPMFKMKLFEVRAFSAGSFAGLLQSMAMGGVMFMLIILLQGIWLPLHGYSYSSVPFWAGIYMIPMMLGFAVSGPISGALSDKMGARFLTTLGMIVSAVAMMFLSLLPYDFVYWEFGVTLFVFGSGMGLFAAPNIAAIMNSLPPHDRGTGSGMRTTLQNTGQTTSMGIFFTIVLLVLATTMAGSFRSALTSVGAQVLVPVFDKIPPTSALFSAFLGYNPMKTIASSLPPAFLSNIAPGTLTTLYGKYWFPHALAPAFMGALRMSFYVGAGILVLAAILSAIRGKRYVHGENNEDVFETNEDLEKESMPTVTPSTNIETEVPTADPQILTPDSAKKENPDRSVVNIYAKDHNVTSNDPPSSMGVVKRPRNVKTRTSPPRSRKKRKVQKADSNKRSNTKTASRGKK from the coding sequence ATGGTTCAGTATAAGTGGGTTGCATTGTCAAACACAACCATTGGCGTTTTGATGGCTTCAATCAACGGAACGATCATGTTGATTTCACTCCCTGCGATCTTCAGAGGAATTAATCTGGACCCATTTAATTCGTTTGAATATTTGCTCTGGATTCTGATGGGATATATGGTTGTTACTGCAGTTCTTCTCGTAACTGTGGGGAGACTTTCGGATATTTTTGGAAGAGTGCGTTTATTCAACTTTGGTTTTCTCATATTCACTGTAGGTTCAATATTGTTGTTCTTTACTCCGAATCTGATTCCGGCTAAGGGGGATCCAGAAGCCATGGGCCTGATCATTTTCAGGATGATTCAAGCTGTTGGAGCTGCTTTCCTGTTCGCAAATTCTGCAGCAATAATAACTGACAGTTTTCCGTCAAGTGAACGTGGAAAGGCCATGGGCATAAATCAGGTCGCGGGTCTTGCAGGATCCCTTGTAGGGCTCATACTGGGGGGTTTACTTGCCGCGATCAATTGGAGGTATGTATTTCTTGTTAGTGTACCGGTAGGGCTGCTTGGAACTGTATGGTCATATGCAAAATTAAAAGATAATGCAGTCAGGCATTCAGATCAGAAGATAGACGTACCCGGGAACGCCACTTTTGCAGGAGGCTTGACCCTGATACTGCTGGGAGTAACCTATGGCTTGATGCCTTATAATGGGTCAAGCATGGGATGGGGTAATCCATGGGTAAAGCTTTCAATGATAATTGGCGCAATCCTTCTCGTAGCTTTCATCTTTATAGAACAATATGTGGATCAGCCCATGTTCAAGATGAAACTTTTTGAAGTCAGGGCATTTTCCGCTGGAAGTTTTGCTGGCCTTCTTCAGAGTATGGCTATGGGTGGCGTAATGTTCATGCTGATAATTCTTCTACAGGGAATATGGCTTCCGCTTCATGGATATTCCTACAGTAGTGTACCTTTCTGGGCTGGAATTTACATGATACCGATGATGCTCGGGTTCGCTGTTTCGGGCCCAATAAGTGGAGCATTGTCAGATAAAATGGGAGCTCGATTTTTGACCACTCTTGGGATGATAGTTTCTGCTGTGGCTATGATGTTTCTGAGTCTTCTCCCATACGATTTCGTCTACTGGGAATTCGGAGTTACACTTTTTGTATTCGGTTCAGGTATGGGGTTATTTGCTGCACCAAACATTGCTGCTATAATGAATTCACTCCCACCGCATGATCGTGGAACCGGATCTGGGATGAGGACAACACTTCAGAACACAGGCCAAACCACAAGCATGGGAATATTCTTCACTATAGTCTTACTTGTTCTAGCTACAACAATGGCAGGATCGTTCAGATCGGCATTGACTTCTGTCGGTGCCCAGGTTCTGGTTCCAGTATTTGACAAAATCCCACCAACGTCCGCTCTATTCTCAGCGTTTCTTGGTTACAACCCGATGAAGACGATAGCATCTTCCCTGCCTCCTGCATTCCTTTCCAACATTGCACCTGGAACTCTCACTACCTTATACGGTAAGTACTGGTTCCCACACGCATTGGCACCTGCATTCATGGGTGCCCTGCGAATGTCCTTCTACGTTGGAGCTGGCATACTTGTTCTGGCTGCAATACTATCTGCCATAAGGGGGAAAAGATACGTTCACGGAGAGAATAATGAGGATGTGTTTGAAACGAACGAAGATCTCGAGAAAGAGAGCATGCCAACAGTAACTCCAAGCACCAACATAGAAACTGAGGTCCCAACCGCAGATCCTCAAATATTGACGCCAGATTCTGCTAAGAAGGAAAACCCTGATCGATCAGTTGTGAATATATATGCAAAGGATCACAATGTTACTTCTAATGATCCACCCAGTAGCATGGGCGTTGTAAAAAGGCCTCGGAATGTAAAGACCAGGACCTCTCCGCCTAGGAGCAGAAAGAAACGGAAAGTGCAGAAAGCGGACTCAAACAAAAGGAGCAACACAAAAACTGCATCCAGGGGTAAGAAATGA
- the metG gene encoding methionine--tRNA ligase has protein sequence MKILVNSALPYANSSLHLGHIAGAYLPADIFVRYQKMIGNEVMFVSGSDQHGTPITIAADKLKVEPSVVADKYYKEHLEDFKSLDINFDIFMKTSSEEHKETVKEIFTELYKNGFLSEKMMVSPFCPGCNRFMPDRYIEGTCPYCGYEKALGDQCEKCGRTLDPIELINPRCTVCDGVPEFRESKQMFFDLPKFQGNLLDWLKSKEYWRSNVLSFTRNFIESGLKERAITRDIEWGVPVPLAGYENKRIYVWFEALIGYVTGARIYSENIGDPDYWEKFYFDSDSRDYYFIGKDNIPFHTIIWPAMLLGVGRYSLPYDVPANEYLTAKGEKFSKSRSIGFQVKEILKFVGKDYVRYYLSTILPESGDTDFSIEELQSRVNTELIDKFGNYIHRLVSFVLNNSLEINADTANPDQNDLNALATLRETLERYRTHMDAIQIKKALNEWLELVKFANAYMNDSKPWALLKTDKERCKSKLYYALLMGEALCMMAYPFIPSSSDKLLKIIGSESYGSKGVTVDFIGNVGNKFTPVRSEPPFMKLSIEVSNPNLLDLKIGKITEVREHPNAQKLYILKVDLGYRIAQLVAGLRAHYSEDELIGKNIVVVDNLKHARLRGEESQGMLLAADDGNTVSLLVPDGIVDTGSSLVIGDFKYNGHGRIEIEDVTAAKLHVKKFSEKNYAFATFDNEDLKLSVNGISIITDRKVGDEAKVR, from the coding sequence TTGAAAATTCTGGTTAATAGTGCGCTTCCATACGCAAACAGTTCGCTTCATCTGGGTCACATAGCGGGAGCCTACCTTCCTGCGGATATATTTGTCAGGTACCAGAAAATGATCGGCAACGAGGTGATGTTTGTAAGCGGTAGCGATCAACACGGTACGCCAATTACAATTGCCGCGGACAAACTTAAGGTAGAACCCTCAGTTGTCGCTGACAAGTACTATAAGGAACACCTGGAGGATTTTAAGTCACTAGATATCAATTTTGACATCTTCATGAAGACCTCCTCGGAGGAACACAAGGAGACAGTGAAAGAAATCTTTACTGAGCTTTATAAGAATGGTTTTTTGTCAGAAAAAATGATGGTTTCTCCTTTCTGCCCTGGATGCAACAGATTCATGCCGGACCGGTATATAGAAGGTACGTGCCCTTATTGTGGCTACGAGAAGGCGCTTGGAGATCAGTGCGAAAAGTGCGGACGAACACTCGATCCGATAGAGCTCATAAATCCGAGGTGTACTGTGTGCGATGGCGTTCCAGAGTTCAGGGAATCCAAGCAGATGTTTTTCGATCTCCCGAAATTTCAGGGAAATCTCCTAGATTGGTTGAAATCAAAGGAATACTGGAGAAGTAATGTTCTTTCCTTTACGAGGAACTTCATAGAATCCGGCCTTAAGGAGAGGGCTATAACAAGAGATATTGAATGGGGTGTACCGGTACCACTTGCGGGATATGAAAACAAGAGGATATACGTCTGGTTTGAGGCCCTGATAGGTTATGTGACTGGCGCCCGAATCTATTCGGAGAATATTGGCGATCCAGATTACTGGGAGAAATTTTACTTCGACTCAGATTCCAGGGACTACTATTTCATTGGAAAAGACAATATACCATTTCACACAATAATATGGCCCGCCATGCTTTTAGGCGTCGGTAGATATAGCCTCCCCTATGATGTTCCTGCTAACGAATACCTGACAGCGAAAGGTGAAAAATTCTCCAAAAGCAGATCCATTGGATTCCAGGTTAAAGAAATTCTCAAGTTCGTGGGTAAAGACTATGTCCGGTACTATCTCTCAACAATACTGCCTGAAAGTGGGGACACAGATTTCTCAATAGAAGAGTTGCAATCGAGAGTGAATACCGAGTTAATTGACAAATTCGGAAATTATATTCACAGGCTAGTTAGTTTTGTTCTCAACAACTCGCTAGAAATCAATGCGGACACTGCAAATCCGGACCAGAATGATTTAAATGCGCTTGCAACCTTAAGAGAAACATTAGAAAGATACAGAACACACATGGATGCCATTCAGATAAAGAAGGCCTTGAACGAATGGCTGGAACTTGTGAAATTCGCCAACGCGTATATGAACGATTCGAAACCTTGGGCTCTCTTGAAAACTGACAAGGAAAGATGTAAATCGAAACTTTATTACGCTTTATTGATGGGTGAGGCTCTTTGTATGATGGCTTATCCGTTTATACCTTCATCATCTGATAAACTGTTAAAAATCATAGGTTCTGAAAGTTACGGGAGCAAAGGCGTGACTGTGGATTTCATTGGAAATGTTGGCAACAAATTCACTCCCGTCAGATCAGAACCTCCTTTCATGAAGCTGAGCATTGAGGTAAGCAACCCAAATCTTCTTGATCTGAAAATAGGAAAGATAACTGAAGTAAGGGAACACCCAAATGCCCAAAAGTTATACATCTTGAAGGTTGATCTGGGGTATCGCATTGCACAACTGGTTGCAGGCTTAAGAGCCCATTATTCTGAAGATGAGCTGATAGGGAAGAACATAGTTGTGGTCGACAATCTGAAGCATGCAAGATTAAGAGGAGAAGAATCTCAAGGTATGCTGTTAGCTGCCGATGACGGCAATACAGTTTCTTTGCTTGTGCCCGATGGAATTGTTGACACAGGTTCTTCTTTAGTGATCGGCGATTTCAAATATAACGGACACGGTAGGATAGAGATCGAGGATGTGACTGCTGCAAAACTTCATGTTAAAAAATTCAGCGAGAAGAATTACGCTTTTGCGACGTTCGACAATGAAGATCTTAAACTCAGTGTCAACGGCATCTCCATCATTACTGACAGAAAGGTTGGGGACGAAGCTAAAGTAAGATGA
- a CDS encoding GNAT family N-acetyltransferase, with the protein MNEYVEMHGKHVILEPVDGKHTDALVDVSLNTDFTWMSKPLFTREDIVDYIEHAIAGSKNDSSYAFAVRLIHSNEIVGITGYLTVNRIHRRFEIGGTWFHRKVWGTVVNPETKFLLLQHAFEDWGASRVQFVTDENNVHSANAIEKLGAKYEGTLRNHKIRLNGLPRNSKIFSIVDTEWPTIRESLKKRIDTFPQ; encoded by the coding sequence ATGAATGAATATGTGGAGATGCATGGAAAGCACGTGATCCTTGAACCTGTTGATGGGAAACATACAGATGCTCTTGTTGATGTTTCATTAAATACAGATTTTACCTGGATGTCCAAACCGCTATTTACTAGAGAAGATATAGTAGATTACATAGAACATGCCATCGCCGGCTCGAAAAATGATTCTTCTTATGCGTTTGCTGTACGATTGATCCATTCGAATGAAATAGTGGGCATCACAGGTTACCTCACGGTGAATAGAATTCACAGAAGATTCGAGATCGGAGGAACATGGTTTCACAGGAAAGTCTGGGGGACAGTTGTGAATCCTGAGACAAAATTCCTGCTTTTGCAGCATGCATTTGAGGACTGGGGCGCAAGCAGGGTTCAGTTCGTTACTGATGAGAACAATGTACATTCAGCAAATGCTATAGAGAAACTTGGCGCTAAGTACGAAGGAACATTGAGAAATCACAAAATAAGGCTGAATGGTTTGCCACGCAATTCAAAAATATTTTCCATCGTTGACACGGAGTGGCCAACCATAAGAGAATCGTTGAAGAAACGGATTGACACTTTTCCCCAATAG
- a CDS encoding APC family permease: MVGLRKNSIGLVEATFQGIAGSAPAGAAVATFTGAAFFALGALPLTAFLAFLVVLLNAFIIRRLSSRIAGSGGYYSYVRGGLGGPSALFTGFLYIFYQVMALAFMGLSLAVFVPAIFSTVFGFTFPSYSSFPILFVSIFFGYLVSRSGIKQSVRYTTIMAMIEIIVIAASGIAILIIHPSINTTAVFNPVLAKNGFLGVGLGILFMYTAFSGFGASTPLGEESRNAHRTVGLAVILSIVILGIFFVFTAYVFTVAYGIHSMDTYAAALVPGVQLIQSNLGIIMALLVTILFINSLLTGTVVITNGTSRVMYAMSNEGMISARFSMIHEKKLTPSVSAGVVSISAFLVAAAGIIFLNGFNAFLMAATAATLGVILVHSFVNISLPLVEKNFGEKRKITSIIASLVSLFIFGFVFYSVFLQVSLALKVGVAAFVIWVVVSIIFVVLSVRKHAKSVTDKNPETE, translated from the coding sequence ATGGTCGGATTGAGAAAAAATTCAATAGGTCTCGTGGAAGCTACGTTCCAGGGCATTGCCGGATCGGCACCTGCAGGGGCAGCTGTGGCCACCTTTACAGGTGCAGCTTTCTTTGCACTGGGTGCTCTTCCTCTTACCGCTTTTCTTGCATTTCTTGTGGTTTTGTTGAATGCTTTCATTATCAGAAGATTGTCGTCCAGGATTGCAGGTTCTGGTGGGTATTACTCTTACGTAAGAGGTGGGCTAGGAGGTCCATCAGCACTGTTTACTGGATTCCTGTACATTTTTTATCAGGTAATGGCACTTGCCTTCATGGGACTGAGCTTAGCTGTATTTGTGCCTGCAATATTTTCAACGGTATTCGGTTTCACTTTCCCCAGCTATTCATCATTTCCGATACTTTTTGTTTCCATATTCTTCGGGTACCTCGTTTCAAGATCTGGGATAAAGCAATCAGTTAGGTACACTACAATTATGGCAATGATCGAGATAATAGTGATTGCAGCTTCAGGAATAGCTATACTCATAATTCATCCTTCAATAAATACTACGGCGGTTTTCAATCCAGTGCTGGCGAAAAATGGTTTTCTTGGGGTTGGGCTCGGAATCCTTTTTATGTACACAGCTTTCTCTGGATTCGGTGCCTCAACACCGCTTGGTGAAGAATCGAGAAACGCTCACAGAACTGTTGGTCTGGCTGTCATCCTGTCGATAGTGATCCTTGGTATATTTTTTGTATTCACTGCATATGTATTCACTGTGGCCTATGGGATTCATTCAATGGATACGTATGCAGCAGCGCTTGTGCCCGGTGTCCAACTGATCCAAAGTAACCTTGGCATAATTATGGCTCTGCTTGTAACCATACTCTTCATAAACAGCCTTCTAACAGGAACAGTAGTCATAACCAATGGGACCTCACGTGTTATGTACGCAATGTCAAATGAAGGAATGATATCTGCAAGATTCTCCATGATACACGAGAAGAAGTTGACTCCCTCAGTTTCCGCTGGTGTAGTTTCAATATCGGCTTTCCTCGTTGCTGCCGCCGGAATCATTTTTCTCAACGGCTTCAATGCATTCCTTATGGCAGCGACTGCAGCTACTCTAGGTGTGATACTCGTGCATTCGTTTGTAAATATTTCTCTGCCTCTTGTCGAGAAGAACTTTGGTGAAAAAAGGAAGATCACAAGTATAATCGCCAGCTTGGTCTCTTTGTTTATATTCGGATTCGTTTTCTACAGCGTCTTTTTACAGGTCAGTCTCGCTTTGAAGGTTGGAGTAGCAGCGTTTGTTATATGGGTAGTTGTCAGCATAATCTTCGTAGTACTCTCTGTCCGGAAGCATGCTAAAAGTGTGACAGACAAGAATCCGGAAACGGAATAA
- a CDS encoding MFS transporter, which produces MRQIPLLGAIRGLRSFYFGYVAFLIPLFLKHVGFTVVEIGIYALIATIASSGLVLVSGFLGDLYSRKRTLLLMSAFPLFIFITFLITRNFALLFLTSIFGITFSAIGGGAGGGPIAPILTAFVADKVVSERRTWTYSMLMIVSIVSAIGGSSLSAVLEKYVADYYTILFLLAALLNFSSLVLVLFLEDTKLKKRSGGKREIMPRNSGKNIIKIALSGALGSVGLGIITPIISLWFSQIGLPTYTISVIFTLSYVAAGVGVIFASRMERIFGAIYAIGLFRGLGSGLFIIMPFLPPIVAGYVYAIRTGLYQLALPIRQNFQMTILDPYERARGNSLTGIARRLPYGVSTTFGSFLLSMGAVVLLFSFAGLVSLFDPILYVYFFRKYGKTVEEHVTV; this is translated from the coding sequence TTGAGGCAAATACCACTTCTTGGTGCAATAAGAGGTCTTAGGAGCTTTTATTTCGGTTATGTGGCATTTCTCATTCCTCTATTTCTCAAACACGTTGGTTTCACTGTCGTAGAGATAGGTATATATGCCTTAATTGCCACAATTGCTAGTTCCGGGCTGGTCTTAGTTTCTGGTTTTCTCGGTGATCTATACAGCAGAAAAAGAACCCTATTGCTGATGTCAGCTTTTCCATTATTCATTTTTATAACGTTCCTTATTACCAGGAATTTCGCTCTACTTTTCCTTACTTCCATCTTTGGAATCACGTTCAGCGCAATTGGTGGCGGGGCAGGTGGTGGCCCAATCGCACCGATACTGACGGCTTTTGTTGCAGACAAAGTGGTATCTGAAAGAAGAACATGGACGTACTCCATGCTGATGATAGTTTCGATAGTTTCAGCCATAGGTGGGAGTTCCCTATCGGCTGTTCTAGAAAAATATGTAGCCGATTATTATACTATCCTCTTTCTCCTTGCTGCTTTATTGAATTTTTCTTCACTGGTCCTAGTTCTGTTTCTTGAGGATACAAAACTAAAGAAACGATCAGGCGGGAAAAGAGAAATCATGCCGCGTAATTCGGGTAAAAACATAATCAAGATCGCACTATCTGGTGCTCTTGGAAGCGTTGGGCTAGGAATAATAACACCAATAATATCTCTCTGGTTTTCCCAGATAGGTCTGCCGACTTATACTATTTCAGTAATTTTTACTCTGTCTTATGTTGCTGCTGGTGTTGGTGTAATTTTTGCCTCAAGGATGGAGAGAATATTTGGAGCTATATATGCGATTGGCCTTTTTAGAGGCCTTGGTTCCGGTTTATTCATAATAATGCCTTTCCTCCCTCCAATTGTTGCAGGTTATGTCTACGCGATCAGGACCGGCCTTTATCAACTTGCGTTGCCAATAAGACAGAATTTTCAGATGACAATCCTGGATCCATATGAAAGAGCGAGAGGAAATAGCCTTACAGGTATTGCGAGGCGCCTTCCTTATGGTGTTTCTACAACTTTTGGAAGTTTTCTCCTGTCGATGGGGGCGGTTGTTTTGCTGTTCTCCTTTGCAGGATTAGTGTCGCTTTTCGATCCCATACTCTATGTATACTTCTTCAGGAAATATGGGAAAACAGTTGAAGAACACGTGACAGTTTAG
- a CDS encoding IS66 family transposase — protein sequence MIILYAETPHDQEMIEKFQRAYENLKKIVDKIQDENRTLREENRKLMEELNEYRKRHPANVGVKNGKTYEIAEVNAIHQEWDTQQGSERRKPGAQIGHKGFSRITPKTTRRVKVHLDLNECPECHSSLIHKGTRKRIIEDIPMIEPEVIKYRLDRLYCKRCHRVYEPGIPEAFPGSTLSLRVMLTVAYFRIGMRMSVENTAATMLNIFGIRISEGGIQNILSQLSDSLGSEYASLLQAIRDAPSRHMDSTSWSVDGNPYNLWTFLTKSGAIFRISKGNGHEVPLEVLGDHNGTDIHDRHSAFETMAKNDGNDQQYCWSHIICDAKELEQFYGDEGSRIKRSLQTVFEEAKAFNGYGTMDDIERLYHKLVFLLDSDYEHRRSRRFVDNLLKRKKEWLFRFVIDPEVDPTNNRAERALRPSVIYRKVSGGSRSERGAEIYTKIYSVYYTSRLRGKNFIEDTPSIIKRSAKPG from the coding sequence ATGATTATACTGTATGCAGAAACACCACATGACCAGGAGATGATCGAGAAATTTCAGAGGGCATACGAGAACCTGAAAAAGATCGTTGACAAGATTCAGGATGAAAACAGGACCCTTAGGGAAGAAAATAGGAAGCTTATGGAGGAGCTCAACGAATATCGGAAAAGACACCCGGCCAATGTAGGCGTGAAGAACGGTAAGACTTATGAGATAGCTGAGGTAAATGCAATCCATCAGGAATGGGATACACAGCAAGGATCGGAGAGGAGAAAACCGGGAGCGCAGATCGGGCATAAAGGATTTTCCAGAATAACACCAAAGACAACGAGAAGAGTGAAGGTACATCTCGATCTCAATGAATGCCCTGAATGCCACTCCTCTCTGATCCATAAGGGTACCCGGAAGAGAATCATAGAGGACATACCGATGATTGAGCCTGAGGTTATTAAATACCGATTAGATCGTTTATACTGCAAGAGGTGCCACAGGGTATACGAACCCGGGATACCGGAAGCTTTTCCAGGTTCGACACTCTCGCTAAGGGTCATGCTCACAGTCGCGTATTTCCGCATAGGAATGAGGATGAGCGTAGAGAATACAGCGGCGACCATGCTGAATATTTTCGGAATAAGGATATCAGAAGGTGGGATACAGAATATACTCTCACAGCTTTCGGATTCCCTTGGATCTGAGTATGCATCTCTCCTACAGGCCATAAGGGATGCGCCCTCAAGGCACATGGACTCGACCTCATGGTCTGTTGACGGGAATCCGTACAATTTATGGACATTCCTTACAAAGAGCGGGGCGATATTCCGCATATCAAAGGGAAACGGTCATGAAGTACCTCTGGAAGTACTCGGAGATCACAATGGCACCGACATACACGACAGGCATTCTGCATTCGAGACCATGGCTAAAAATGACGGTAACGATCAGCAGTACTGCTGGTCACACATCATATGCGACGCCAAGGAACTCGAACAGTTCTACGGTGATGAGGGATCGAGGATAAAGAGATCGCTTCAGACAGTATTCGAGGAGGCAAAGGCTTTCAATGGTTATGGCACAATGGACGATATTGAAAGATTATACCACAAGCTCGTATTCCTTCTCGATTCCGATTACGAGCACAGGAGATCAAGAAGGTTTGTGGACAACCTTCTGAAACGGAAGAAGGAATGGCTCTTCCGTTTCGTCATCGATCCCGAAGTCGACCCCACAAACAACAGGGCAGAGAGGGCACTGAGACCTTCCGTGATCTACAGGAAGGTCTCAGGTGGATCGAGATCGGAGAGGGGTGCTGAGATATATACGAAGATATACTCCGTATATTACACATCAAGGTTGAGAGGTAAGAATTTCATAGAAGATACTCCATCAATTATCAAAAGAAGTGCCAAACCGGGATGA
- a CDS encoding DNA-directed RNA polymerase subunit K: protein MQYTKFEKARIIGARALQISMGAPVIIDIPAGLIDPVDIAMLEFENNVIPITIKRIAR from the coding sequence ATGCAATACACAAAGTTTGAAAAGGCAAGAATTATTGGCGCAAGAGCTCTGCAGATATCCATGGGGGCTCCAGTTATTATAGACATTCCTGCAGGGCTTATTGACCCTGTGGACATCGCAATGCTGGAATTTGAAAACAATGTCATACCGATTACAATCAAGCGTATTGCTAGATAA